In Dromaius novaehollandiae isolate bDroNov1 chromosome 4, bDroNov1.hap1, whole genome shotgun sequence, a single genomic region encodes these proteins:
- the FAM47E gene encoding protein FAM47E, with amino-acid sequence MSTAPWYKGKLSSRCFPVHSTKQRFSDSLNSQRWRFLKSGLDDFRNGFPPPCDNIIIHGTKGLSPIVLQSRSRSAHQKAQKTSAIPQCKLMSEQEAQKDFSEEMDHKLSQHPQSFYSHLKDSIFPELLLEVMNILEAEMHKSFRPVKSDHKEEILPPQKIWHYPKDKHQTDAMPGSSAHKESRGNNLYTSLLKGKVVKREKMPGLSYIPPVNINTKPAGLDFCVWDASLGEEIYYINENTSSDTKSVRVVEINALPPELIECLGGSLPRRVIKSPREEPCQPKFVKIRYGAWYLDPKTWKKQKVGEPLVDPKETGNGVKNFTAPSIKKENPRYYGMHAFKEFLERKGYRKPGGGG; translated from the exons ATGAGCACAGCACCATG GTACAAGGGAAAATTGTCATCAAGATGCTTTCCAGTACATAGCACTAAACAGAGGTTCTCAGATTCCCTTAACAGCCAGCGCTGGCGATTCTTAAAAAGCGGCCTGGATGATTTCAGAAATGGCTTCCCTCCTCCCTGCGATAACATCATCATCCATGGTACAAAGGGGCTTTCCCCCATTGTGCTACAGAGTAGATCACGTTCAGCCCATCAGAAAGCACAGAAGACATCTGCTATACCCCAGTGCAAGCTCATGTCAGAGCAGGAAGCCCAGAAGGATTTCAGTGAGGAGATGGaccacaagctgagccagcaccCTCAGTCATTTTACTCTCATTTGAAAGACAGCATCTTTCCAGAG CTCCTTCTAGAGGTGATGAATATCTTGGAAGCTGAGATGCACAAGAGCTTCAGGCCTGTGAAGAGTGACCATAAAGAGGAGATCCTCCCTCCTCAGAAAATTTGGCATTATCCCAAGGACAAACACCAAACAGATGCAATGCCTGGGTCATCAGCACA CAAGGAGTCCAGAGGAAACAATCTATATACATCACTTCTCAAAGGAAAGGTggtgaaaagagaaaagatgcCCGGACTCAGCTACATTCCTCCTGTGAATATAAacacaaagccagcaggcttggaTTTTTGTGTGTGGGATGCATCTCTG GGAGAAGAAATATATTACATCAATGAAAATACTAGCTCTGATACCAAGAGTGTTCGAGTTGTGGAAATAAATGCTCTACCCCCAGAGCTTATAGAGTGTCTGGGAGGCTCACTTCCCAGGAGAGTTATAAAGAGTCCTCGTGAG GAACCATGCCAGCCCAAATTTGTTAAGATCAGATATGGAGCCTGGTACCTCGACCCtaaaacatggaaaaaacaaaaagtgggTGAACCCTTAGTGGATCCAAAAGAAACAGGCAATGGCGTTAAAAATTTCACGGCACCATCCATTAAGAAG GAGAATCCCAGGTACTATGGGATGCATGCATTTAAGGAATTCCTGGAGAGGAAAGGCTACCGGAAACCAGGG GGAGGTGGTTAG